From the Cloeon dipterum chromosome 4, ieCloDipt1.1, whole genome shotgun sequence genome, the window tgttttgagcaGTTTTATCTTGTCACTCTACAAACCTAAAATTTTTCACGAGTGAATTTAACAACTAGATATTGATTCAGAAACAAATTTGTGTTAAATCTCACACTTTCGTGTCACAATTTAAACTGGTATCAATTCACACGAAAATAGATGTACTTTCAAGTGTACGACGCGCTCTTCACGTAGCTTTTATTCACAGAAGCACCTTTGTAAATCTTCCAGAATCAATTTCTAGTTACGATGAAATGTCTCAAAGGTATGCGCTGTCGGAATACATTTGTCAGGTTTCAAATATGTGTGCGTTTAGCGAAGACTCCTTGGAATTCGACAATGAGTAGGAAAAGGACCTTTTGATTGGAACAAAAGAGAACCGGTCGGTACCTTCTTTGAAACTCCTACGTCTAATGGCTTTACTTTTCTTCTTCCGTCTCTACACACTAAGCTTCGCCCCTCTTTACACTGCTTTGACAAGAGGTCggttttattgaaatcaaatgccaaacatttttctaaCTAATAAGGGAATTGAAACTTTTATATTGGTTCGCTCCCCCAAGTCAAACGTACGTCGCAGCCAAGTTTGGAGCTCCGTCTGCAAGCTTTCCTTCTCCCGAGGTAATGGGAGCGAACACTTGAGCGGAATTTATTCCCTCGGCCTTGCCATTGTGCCCTAATTAAGAGATCGTGACACTTGATCCCTCAAGTTTGGACCCGCCAAGTTCAGGATGACAAATTTAGTTTCCAACCGCTTATTTGAATTCCGAGAACTTCCACTAGAGGTCCGTCAGTCAGAGCTTCTCGCTCGCGTAATTAATTAGCAGGGAATCCCGCAACAATTAAGCAATATTCTAGGGAAGCGTGAGTACCAGCGCTGAGCTGTAGTTTCACTGCTGGGGCTCCTGAAAACTGCCTGCCTGCGCGCTGTCTGACGCTGGAGaattattacagaaaataatGCACGTACGCACTGCAGAGCACAATAACGACCAGCTTTCGCAGGAAATTGCGGTGTAATTTGGACGCGGGTTGCCCCGCTTAAACGTCTAGAGGCCAACAGTCTGGATGTTAAAAAGAAGCACTCCAAGCAGACGAGCTGCTATTGGATGATTGTCTTCTGCTAAATTGAGTTTGGACAGTAAATGTTAAATGCACCACACACTAAACACATTAAAGTAATTGCGCGCCGAGACAATTTCAACCAATTacctttatttttgtttacctaaattgcaagagaaaaataaaatggttttacTTTTCTCatattatttcctttaaaaatcgGTGTGAATCGAGAAGTACCCATGATGAAagctgctggtgctggtgtCATTTGTAATTAAAGCTCACTTACTTTGACGGTGAAGTCTGTCGAGTGGGTGAAAAGCTGCATCAGCCTAGGCGAGCGCGCACGGCAACAAAAGCCTGGGACAGCAAGCAGGATGCTGAGATATTTCAACATGTGGTGGCTTCGGTCCAACACTTCAGCAGTCCTGCTTCGCTTTTTGCCCCCCTTTATAGATTGCTTTTCATACACTCGATAAAACTTTACTTGCATAACTCTGCAGCTCGAACAGAGTTTTTCATGCAACTCGCATCCTTGTCTTCTCTACTCGGCCGCTGCGGAAGGCAATAAAAACAGCGGGGGTCTGTCAAGTCGAAAAAACGGCCAGAAAGGGACATCGTTTAGCCTTTTTGCCGGCCCTAGATGCTTCGCAGGTTGCATGCGCCGCCAGGCTGATCGCATGTGTTTCAAGAGATTTGGTGCTACTTGACTTAGGCGCGATCTTGCGGCAATGACAGCAACTCCCAGAACACAATTTGCACAGCGCGGATCAGTCGATGTCGATCGATTATGCGTTCGGCAAACGAAAAATGGGtttacattgaaattttattacagcAATTAATTGCTAGATATACTAAGCATTTATACTGTACAAGgaccaattttattaaataggcTGATAtgactttttataaaaaattaaacttcttGTCGAATATAAtgaatgatttcttttgaatgCCAATGTGAATACTAAAATGGGCTTTGTTACTCCACCACTGTGATTATTGCAGCACTATTTTACAgcaatgattaaaattgttatggttttgtttcaaattttgcatctGGATGGactatgaaattttttgaccccaaaatggttaaaaatgatatttctcAAGTTACTATCCAGTCGTTACGAAAGTAccatattatatttgaaatacaACTTGCCGGGCTATTAAATATCTTTCTTAgattctaaattttgttttattcaattacatacaacagatttaaatttttgtatcacGTCATTCGTGCAAAAGATTATGAAAAAGATAGAAGAACACAGAAGTCATTTAGTCATGATATAATTCGTTAACGCTCTAGACGGGGCTTCTACAAGCAGGTGAAGAGGAATAGACAGAAATATAGTGTACACACTATGCCCAATCACTACATACGactgaaaaaacaaatttttaattagaaatcaCTGTGATAAATATGCCGATACTCACAAGtctaaagaaacaaaaatattccggTTGTCTGGTAGATCCGCACGAGTGGCTTATAACGATATAGTGCGTCAAAAACATGCAGAATGATAATTTGCTTATAAATTGTAAAGGTCTGCAAGAGAGAAATCGGTTGATCAGGCCtataatttggaaatatcAATAAGTACAGTTTCCCATTTACTGTGAGCACTCATACCTCCATTTCCTGTTTCacagacaaaaattatccaaGAGATGCAAAATGTGATGACTATTTTTATCAGCACACCAAGAAGGATAGATTGGCCCAAGCTGTATTTATAATCTGGACTGATATATTGAAATGCCCAATAAGCAATTGTAGAAAGCGCCAACGAGCTCAAAGTCGAGCCACTGTAAATAACCtcctaaaaatagtttttagtttaaagAATAATCTTATTATGTCAACGGTGATTAATAATACCTTAGAAATTTTCTCAgcctttccattttttatgttacttaaaatttttccaagagTGACTCCAGCCAGATAGGAATACAATCGGGATGGAGTGAAATAGTGGATCCACTTTACATAGGATGCCAATTTTTCGTCTCTGTAAGAATGACAGTTATGATCAGAAgtttaataaatgcaattttttgttattcacTCAAATGTTGATATGAATAAAACTGTCGTATCAGCTTCAAATATTATATAGGCTGACAACAACGACGATAGAGTAAGCATGACTAGGATGATGTATTTTCCAGCAGATGGCCACATCCAAATAGGATAAACAATGAGCGGCGCTAGAAGATAAAGCTGCATATCTGCTCCCAAATACCACGTTTGCACAATGCACTGTTGaacaaagagaagaaaataattacatttagatcaaaatatattttgtgtcaacttttcaaacataaaaaagaacTGAATACCAATCTATCAGAGTCAATTATGTTGTTCACATAAAGTAAGTTGAGTGGCCAATTTTCCTTGCAGACCTCCATATGCACACCGACGTCTTTGAACCACGTTGGTCCACTTCCAAGAAGAGGGAAAATAGTAGCATAAAACGCAATGATTACGGCCAATGCTGGTGTAAGTCTGTAAACGTACAAATGCAAATAAGGAAAAGTTAAAggacttaaaaaatatcaatcttTCCTCAAGTATCGTTGAATCACGTCTTTGAAGTAAAAGAACTTTTTACGCTCCAGTTTTTCAATCATATTGTAAGTTCGGAGGGCACCTCCAAGCAGTAGGAATGAGTCGACACTTAAGCCCGTCAAATAATAAGGCAAGTATTCTATTCTTCTTGAAGCCTGCAATTAATACCGGAAATAACTAAATAAGTGCTTAAcattttgctaattaaatttaatacgtCGAAAATATCCTTTTTGTTGATGTAAGGAAGAGTGAGGTTTGTTAAGCCAGTATGGCAAAGCATCACTGCGAATATGCTAAGAGCTCGAACGCCATCTAAGCTCGCCATCGTCGTGTTGCACGAAGTAAGTTTGCGCCAATTATCAGACAGCGAGAAAGACTGTACCACGGCTTGGAATATTCCACCCCCTGAAAGTTTGTTAATTGACAACTAATATCAGTactttgaaaatctaaaatcacTGCAACAAATTTAAGGTACCTTCAACATTGAATCGCTCTTCATAAACAGTAGCCGCCAAAGCCAGAGAAACAAGCGCGCCAAGCATTATCCTAAAAGAGAAAAGtatatattaatgaaaatactAACGATCAACCTAAATATCTCTCACAAAAATGCTATATCACTGGAATTCCATGAGATCTCCGTTTCGACTgaacaattttcttcaaatgcTTCGTTATAAATCGTCAGTCCAATTGATTTCCCAAAGTGTGAAAGTGTGGAGTTTAGTATTCTCTCAAGGTCAACTGATCGGCATGCACTTGGAATGCAAAATGCAGACCTGAAGAGGGCGAAACTCGGAAGCACAACTGGAATcttgaagtaaatttttatttatttcacaatatattttctatcTATATCTTCTACCATCGTATTCTTCGTAGTTTGGTTTTTTGTTAACTCAATGTGTCGCCTATTACTAGTGATGATATTAAGGATACCatctttttccattttcccagGTTTATCAGGTTCAATGTGTATATTTGCTAGgcaatattttcctttgataTTTTCTCCGAGCAGAGGAACACTAGCAGAAATTCCGACGCACTCGTCAAAACTCCCATAATCCACTGTATTTCCAGAGAGAATTCCAGACTGTGGTTTTGAGCTAGAATCGATGACTGAAAATTgcttacattaaaattttaataagagcTTGGatagtttttaaacaattcatttttaaagcgCAAAACTATCTATCTTttgatttaatgtttaaacGTTAAACTCATCTCGCTTTATAAGAATTTGTGTAAATTCTTAATACTAAAACATTCATGTGTTTTATAGCTTATTACTTTAGTTACATAACTTTTAACTCGACAATTTTCACTagagcaaatattattttattaaaactaagCAAACAATAATAAGTTGCTAAaaccatattaaaaattcttaaataccACTTTACTTACACTTGAGGGCCCACAAGTCTAGGTTGGAAATTCCTTCAATAATGTGCTCCAACTGTTCGCGGCAAAAATCATTGTCAGAGCCCAATAAATCCGGGTGCAAGTGAGCATTGAAGTGGAAACTAAATGCAGGGGACACTAGCAACAGTATTGCTACCAGAAGAAACGTTACGCAACTCATCGCGTGAGCTCAGCCGGCGAACGactgcttaaaaataaaacgcgacGCGCatcttttataatttgcaaGGTGCTCATTTAAATCGAAGGCATCGCTCTCTTCACTTTGCCTCCAACAGAATGATAATGCTGATCattaaaacctttttgctTCATATGCGAATGCGAGTAATGCataaagtcaaaataaaatccaatttgagctcgttcaaaaatgaaagagaaGGAACTGAAAGAAAGTGAACGTGGTGGCGAATATTGAGTATTTTTGTGTAGAGTTGGCTGGTCTGTAGGCAGATGGGCTTCTCAAGAAACCGGTTTGAAATGCTTTTGCAACAGCACACCTCGTGACCTTGACAATAATTCGCAATATAGGCGTTTGGCTTATTAAGGCAATGCGAGCTAACAGGCTGgttattttccttaatttaatttatttctatctcCTAGTTCATTATTGCAAGCAAAAAAAGTCAGCTGACTGCAAAAATCCAAGAAATGCGTTGCAAGCTGGCGTACAAAGCAAATTCAATGCCGGATCGTATTCATGGTCGTACTGAACGATATTGAAGGGGTCAAATACCATGACATATAGTGCTTTGAAAGGCACATTAGCCAACCAGAGACCATGCTCATCAGACTCAAGTGcagattctttttcatgtaaaGAATAATATAACTCAGATCTAAGTCAACAACGTAAGGAGCCATTCGATGGTGCATGTTTATCTCTGGTATTCGGGAAATGAAAGCTGAAAAgtaatttatgaataatttttttattttagagacgtttttttaaagaaaaaactaaaGCAATAACggggtttaaaattaattttaacaaatcttCAATCTTCAAGCGTTCAACTGATTCACATAGTTTTTATATCTAAATTAAGACAACACAGACTTTAAATAGCGATTTTTTAATGGTCTTAAAATTTGTctggaatgttttttttcatagTTCACCAAAAAGGTGATCAAAACGCTCTTCATTTTTAGGCGAAGTGTTTTCAGTTCGCAATGATTTAAGTagtttagtaaaataattctaatcaGTTCAATTCTTCAAATCAtcaatctattttatttttgcccttGAACATTTTATaggtaaatttttgagaaaataggTAGGCAAAGCCTCAAAGTTGTCAAACAAATCGGTATCGGGGATGTGAGAAACAgaatcaattttccagctgCAGGTTTGTTCAACAGAGCTCAGATAACTAAAGGCGAAACCAAAATAGCTGCAAATCAGATGCCTGATACTAAGTTTGGGTCATGCACTGCAAGCAAAAAAGGTATGGAACCTGCTAAAGGAGATAGTTACACCGGTTGCATATGtgtaatacaatttttcaccgtgaatggtattttattaatatacaaATTATACATGTAGTACCATCTATTTGTTCAGTAATTTCCTATACGTAAAAGAACAggacaattatttatttttgaaataggcgaTCACTCGAGGCTGTGTTCATAACCACtggatgacgtcgaaactataGTCGAGAttaaaaacgacaatttttgcaacgaggatgaagcctggtttaatttattgccaatacaattatttatattcgtCGCGTAAATGCGAATATTATAAGCATCAGTAAACTAGGAAATATGTACCGCTGAAACGAATTATTAACTTTTCGCTCTGTGTATCCATTCTTCAAAACATACCAAATACCTGAAACGGAGTCGTCGGTCTAAGGAATTTTGACTAATTTAACTAACATTGAGTGCATCTGATGgagaggaaattaataaatctcaTGGTTACAAATTTTGTCACTGTGCCCGTTTGCCcgtggaaataaaatcaagaaaacaCATTTGTtgtataattcaaaatatctcaacAAACCTATTTTTAGCACGACCAATGCATCATCTGCAAGAACTTTCGTGTGATAATtgtgctttgaaaattttccgtgAATACATGGGATATATGTAACAGAAGATATTACTTGTCATATATCATCTTGAACCGTGAGCAAACTATATCTACTCCATATAGTTTGCGCAACACgcagtatttatttattcaccaCTATACCATCACTCTGAAAGACGAACGCACTAATAGcactcattaaatttaatggaagCTCCCTGattgcaagaatttaaaaacaaattcttgtAAAAACTTGATGGCAATTATTCTGCGCACattcttgattttattgacGCATTGTGTTCGAACAGTTGAGATGACAgatattgatttgatttatttgaggCTTTTAACCAATGTAGCTTAATGCCCGAGGAAATTGTGATCATACGTGATAATGCAATATAATGCTGTAAGAATTAAGACCTTtataaagaggaatgatactgcaaaagccttgaaaatgcttgttgtcaatgcataaactcttttccttaggattcagttaaagcctaaattgacctgtAACTAAGAAGCATTGtaattttctgagaaaatttgctagaaagttaccgtgcttttcaaatggtaatggctatctccttacttgaaatccaatttaatttcaaaaccaagagtttccccaataagtggcatacaccgttggacagatctcgacgagaggaatcggaatatgccaagaaaatacgttcaagcactgtaaattttggagaatattggccaaatttgaatttttgttgtaggaaggtccttttttattattgcaaattgttgaataaattctttatcgatcaattcgtcctggtcccggcaaaattgcgcaacgttcaacaaacacccaaattttcattgtcgaattgattgttgaccttttcttgcaacaaggaaattcgcgtttggttgttgaaagttacgcaattttgccgggaccaggacgaattggTATAATGGCatccaataattcaaataattttcaattgttgccttgtatcattccaatttttaatgtacACTGTTGAAAAACTAGGCTCATGCTGATggacatttttattatcagaTCACATTGTCGAGCGCATGGACTGTGTGCACATGAAATGTGAGAATCCCAGCGAACTTTTGGGAGATTCGGGCTGATGTGCGCTCGCATCATCGAAGGACGGCAGCTGCTAAACGATGCCAATAGTCAGCACCCACGGCTGTATAGCCGGCACCTGTGCGAAGTGTGTTCGGCCAACGAACATTTTCCTTCAGGTTGGTAAATCCATGGAACAACCTGCCACCTCAGCTTAAGAATTTCATTGCGGCCGAGTTTACTCACCTGTGCAAAACGCATCTGCGTGGCAAATTTACAGTGATCAGTGGTTCTATAAGTTATGCTGTCAGTGCGGCACAGTACGGTGAGAGATTACCTTTGTAATAAATCGTAGatctttgtaaaaatttgttagtgTTTTATGCAGCTACAGTTTATATATCCCATTTAAAGTGAAGCAGTATGTTTACAACAAAATGTTTGTTATTGTTATAGTATTGTTGCTTGAAATGCTTGAAATTGTGCATCTGGATGgacaatgaaattttgtgaCCCCAATtgttacttttgatttttctcacgTTACTATCCAATCGTTATAAAATTACcattataatatgtacataatatatttcctagattgaaaattttgtttcattcaaTACGTTATTTTACATGcatcagatttaaattttggtttcctGACACGTCGTGAGTACATGCAAAGAGTTATGAAAAGGATTGAAGAAAAGGACACACAGAAGTCATTTAATCATGATGTAATTCGTTAACGCTCTAGACGGGGCTTCTACAAGCAGGTGAAGAGGAATAGACAGAAATATAGTGTACACACTATGCCCAATCACTACATACGactgaaaaaacaaattttacattagaagtcactttttgaaaaattttctgataCTAACATGTTTAATGAAACTGTAATATTCCGGTTGTCTGGTAGATCCGTTCGAGTGGCTTATAACGATATAGTGCGTCAAAAACATGCAGAATGATAACTTGCTTATAAATTGTAAAGGTCTGCAAGAGAGAAATCGGTTGATCAGGCCTGTAATTTGGAAATATCAATAAGTACAGTTTCCCATTTACTGTGAGCACTCATACCTCCATTTCCTGTTTCacagacaaaaattatccaaGAGATGCAAAATGTGATGACTATTTTTATCAGCACACCAAGAAGGATAGATTGGCCCAAGCTGTATTTATAATCTGGACTGATATATTGAAATGCCCAATAAGCAATTGTAGAAAGCGCCAACGAGCTCAAAGTCGAGCCACCGTAAATAACCtcctaaaaatagtttttagtttaaagAATAATCTTATTATGTCAACGGTGATTAATAATACCTTAGAAATTTTCTCAgcctttccattttttatgttacttaaaatttttccaagagTGACTCCAGCCAGATAGGAAAACAATCGGGATGGAGTAAAATAGTGGATCCACTTTACATAGGATGCCAATTTTTCGTCTCTGTGAGAATGACAGTTATGATCAgaagtttaataaataaatgcaattttgtgTTATTCACTCAAATATTGATGCGAATAAAACTATCGTATCAGCTTCAAATATTATATAGGCTGACAACAACGACGATAGAGTAAGCATGACTATGATGATGTATTTTCCAGCAGATGGCCACATCCAAATAGGATAAACAATGAGCGGCGCTAGAAGAAAAAGCTGCATATCTGCTCCCAAATACCACGTTTGCACAATGCACTGTTGaacaaagagaagaaaataattaaatttagatcaaaatatattttgtgtcaacttttcaaacataaaaaagaacTGAATACCAATCTATCAGAGTCAATTATGTTGTTCACATAAAGTAAGTTGAGTGGCCAATTTTCATTGCAGACTTCCATTTGCACACCGACGTCTTTGAACCACGTTGGTCCACTTCCAAGAAGAGGGAAAATAGTAGCATAAAACGCAATGATTATGGCCAATGCTGGTGTAAGTCTGTAAACGTACAAGAGCCATAATCAGtcaaagcagcaaatttctgtccaggggtcgatggattttgatgaaattttgtttgcgttaattttgccCTAATTGTATGTACtacaaaacagttgagaaaactcggcctttccaatttttgcgggttttgcgggcgttcaagtgtcaaaatctgggaattttgagtacttcataactttgctcagggtagtcctagaacaaaaattaaaattccgtaaactcgtctcaaccaggcaaacaacttttacattgacctcaaagtggtaggtcaaaggtcaaggtcataaaaattaattttttgaatttaaactcaaatttgaaaatgaatatattgaaattttttatttttttcgtaaccattttgtagagcacaaaaaatgaagctataaaaacgttaaaatttggaatggtgttttgcctcatttttttaataaaaaatgaaaacttcgaaaactcttgtttttcgaggttggtaaaaacgatgattgaccaaatctcgacttctagtcatccgaatttcaaaaaccgcataccgttagactcctctcgacgtccctaagtgcactaaaggggtataagacccaccaacccccaacccccttttaaccccctaaataacgtgaaatttagaatttttagtccgtttcaacaccttatcatgacgtcgacgagtaattgtcttcttcaaaccaatttattaactcagttcactcaaagacgagtcaaacggtacttaatttttgtatttacaaaaatttatttataggaccacctttttgtgttttgttcgagatttggtgctcaccgagcattttaatgcatccgcgtcttaataaaaaactttgtgccacccaaatatcaggttgtagtggtcctattttcaaaaattaagtaccgtttgaatcgtattgaagtgaactaagtaaataaattggtttgaagaagacaattactcgtcaacgtcatgataaggtgttgaaacgaccgaaaaaatgctaaatttcacattattaagggggcgaaataggggttgggggttggtgggtctcattcccctttagtacactcggggatgtcaagacgagtctaacggtatgcggtttttcaaaatcagatgattagaagtcgagatttggtcgatcatccagaattttattgcatcgcgcttggaaaaaaatctttgtgcacccgaatctcaggttgtggtggtcccatttacaaaaaataagttccatttgactcgtctttgagtgaactaagttaatgaatttggtttttttggtaatttttgttctagaactaccctgagcaaagttatgaagtactcaaaattcccagattttgacacttgaacgcccgcaaaacccgcaaaaattggaaaggccgagttttctcaactgttttgtagtacaattagggcaaaattaacgcaaacaaaatttcatcaaaatccatcgacccctggacagaaatttgctgctttgaCTGATTATGGCTCACAAAtgcaaataaggaaaaattaaaggacttaaaaaatatcaatcttTCCTCAAGTATCGTTGAATCACGTCTTTGAAGTAAAAGAACTTTTTACGCTCCAGTTTTTCAAGCATATTGTAAGTTCGGAGGGCACCTCCAAGCAGTAGGAATGAGTCGACACTAAAGCCCGTCAAATAATAAGGCAAGTATTCTATTCTTCTTGAAGTCTGCAATTAATACCGGAAATAACTAAACACGTGCTTAACATTttacgaattaaatttaatacgtCGAAAATATCCTTTTTGTTGATGTAAGGAAGATTAAGGTTTGATAAGCAAATATGGCAAAGCATCACTGCGAATATGCTAAGAGCTCGAACGCCATCTAAGCTCGCCATCGTCG encodes:
- the LOC135944004 gene encoding nose resistant to fluoxetine protein 6-like codes for the protein MSCVTFLLVAILLLVSPAFSFHFNAHLHPDLLGSDNDFCREQLEHIIEGISNLDLWALKFIDSSSKPQSGILSGNTVDYGSFDECVGISASVPLLGENIKGKYCLANIHIEPDKPGKMEKDGILNIITSNRRHIELTKNQTTKNTMIPVVLPSFALFRSAFCIPSACRSVDLERILNSTLSHFGKSIGLTIYNEAFEENCSVETEISWNSSDIAFLIMLGALVSLALAATVYEERFNVEGGGIFQAVVQSFSLSDNWRKLTSCNTTMASLDGVRALSIFAVMLCHTGLTNLTLPYINKKDIFDASRRIEYLPYYLTGLSVDSFLLLGGALRTYNMIEKLERKKFFYFKDVIQRYLRLTPALAVIIAFYATIFPLLGSGPTWFKDVGVHMEVCKENWPLNLLYVNNIIDSDRLCIVQTWYLGADMQLYLLAPLIVYPIWMWPSAGKYIILVMLTLSSLLSAYIIFEADTTVLFISTFEDEKLASYVKWIHYFTPSRLYSYLAGVTLGKILSNIKNGKAEKISKEVIYSGSTLSSLALSTIAYWAFQYISPDYKYSLGQSILLGVLIKIVITFCISWIIFVCETGNGGLINRFLSCRPLQFISKLSFCMFLTHYIVISHSCGSTRQPEYFCFFRLSYVVIGHSVYTIFLSIPLHLLVEAPSRALTNYIMTK
- the LOC135943650 gene encoding LOW QUALITY PROTEIN: nose resistant to fluoxetine protein 6-like (The sequence of the model RefSeq protein was modified relative to this genomic sequence to represent the inferred CDS: substituted 1 base at 1 genomic stop codon), translated to MSCVTFLLVAILLLVSPAFSFHFNAHLHPDLLGSDNDFCREQLEHIIEGISNLDLWALKFIDSSSKPQSGILSGNTVDYGSFDECVGISASVPLLGENIKGKYCLANIHIEPDKPGKMEKDGILNIITSNRRHIELTKNQTTKNTMIPDVLPSFALFRSAFCIPSACRSVDLERILNSTLSHFGKSIGLTIYNEVFEENCSVETEISWNSSDIAFLIMLGALVSLALAATVYEERFNVEGGGIFQAVVQSFSLSNNWRKLTSCNTTMASLDGVRALSIFAVMLCHICLSNLNLPYINKKDIFDTSRRIEYLPYYLTGFSVDSFLLLGGALRTYNMLEKLERKKFFYFKDVIQRYLRKDXYFLTLAIIIAFYATIFPLLGSGPTWFKDVGVQMEVCNENWPLNLLYVNNIIDSDRLCIVQTWYLGADMQLFLLAPLIVYPIWMWPSAGKYIIIVMLTLSSLLSAYIIFEADTIVLFASIFEDEKLASYVKWIHYFTPSRLFSYLAGVTLGKILSNIKNGKAEKISKEVIYGGSTLSSLALSTIAYWAFQYISPDYKYSLGQSILLGVLIKIVITFCISWIIFVCETGNGGLINRFLSCRPLQFISKLSFCMFLTHYIVISHSNGSTRQPEYYSFIKHSYVVIGHSVYTIFLSIPLHLLVEAPSRALTNYIMIK